In Streptomyces ambofaciens ATCC 23877, a single genomic region encodes these proteins:
- a CDS encoding helix-turn-helix domain-containing protein has protein sequence MGRRNAGSSGASTAAVFGEVLRHFREAAGLTQEGLAARIPCDRSHVARVEAGSRVPQDTFAKTCDELLGTGGVLGRLWGRIDWYPEVEHPDWFERRARMDAEAVAVRAYQTQVMPGLLQTSAYATALFGRRLSDAAEVDERVRARLSRQQRFYAAGGPLYVVVLDEGCLRHVVGGTAVMRDQCAHLLAVGRLPNVRVQVAPLSRPYLDRPDTSLSLIELPGGERWVYSESLDRGHFSDDPTVFTRHNATYDVLRADALSAPESAALISDVMEGYESHEQPRPERDHLDQEQPQRRQRRGLHRNSPRSPRRRPRPRQQEP, from the coding sequence GTGGGACGGCGCAACGCCGGGAGTTCGGGAGCGAGTACGGCCGCCGTGTTCGGCGAGGTGCTGCGGCACTTCCGGGAGGCCGCGGGGCTCACGCAGGAGGGCCTGGCGGCCCGCATCCCCTGCGATCGCTCGCACGTCGCCCGCGTGGAGGCGGGGTCGCGGGTGCCGCAGGACACGTTCGCCAAGACGTGCGACGAGCTGCTGGGCACGGGTGGGGTGCTGGGGCGGCTGTGGGGGCGGATCGACTGGTATCCGGAGGTGGAGCATCCGGATTGGTTCGAGCGCAGGGCTCGCATGGACGCCGAGGCGGTGGCCGTCCGCGCCTACCAGACACAGGTGATGCCGGGCCTGTTGCAGACGTCCGCTTATGCGACGGCCCTGTTCGGCCGACGCCTCTCGGATGCAGCCGAAGTCGACGAGCGAGTGCGTGCCCGGTTGAGCCGACAGCAGCGCTTCTACGCAGCGGGCGGCCCGCTCTACGTCGTCGTGCTGGACGAGGGTTGTCTGCGCCATGTGGTGGGTGGCACGGCAGTCATGCGGGACCAGTGCGCGCACCTGCTGGCCGTCGGCCGCCTCCCCAACGTACGAGTGCAGGTAGCACCCTTGAGCCGCCCGTACCTCGACCGGCCGGACACCTCGCTGTCGCTCATCGAACTGCCGGGGGGAGAGCGCTGGGTGTACTCGGAGTCGCTGGACCGTGGGCACTTCAGTGACGATCCGACCGTCTTCACCAGGCACAACGCGACCTATGATGTGCTGCGGGCGGATGCGCTGTCAGCCCCTGAGTCCGCCGCTCTGATCAGCGACGTGATGGAAGGGTACGAGTCTCATGAGCAGCCACGACCTGAGCGCGACCACCTGGATCAAGAGCAGCCACAGCGGCGCCAACGGCGGGGACTGCATCGAAATAGCCCCCGGAGTCCCCGGCGTCGTCCCCGTCCGCGACAGCAAGAACCCTGA
- a CDS encoding DUF397 domain-containing protein gives MGSHESDATFWIKSSYSDANGGNCVEVAPGFHSVVPVRDSKNPDGPVLLVGRAAWSAFTGTRFLVLR, from the coding sequence ATGGGCAGCCACGAATCCGACGCAACGTTCTGGATCAAGAGCAGCTACAGCGACGCCAACGGCGGAAACTGCGTCGAAGTGGCCCCCGGATTCCACTCCGTCGTCCCCGTCCGCGACAGCAAGAACCCTGACGGCCCCGTCCTCCTCGTCGGCCGCGCCGCCTGGTCCGCATTCACCGGAACCCGCTTTCTCGTGCTCCGGTGA
- a CDS encoding DUF397 domain-containing protein translates to MAPGVPGVVPVRDSKNPDGPVLLVGRAAWSAFTGTRFLVLR, encoded by the coding sequence ATAGCCCCCGGAGTCCCCGGCGTCGTCCCCGTCCGCGACAGCAAGAACCCTGACGGTCCCGTCCTCCTCGTCGGCCGCGCCGCCTGGTCCGCATTCACCGGAACCCGCTTTCTCGTGCTCCGGTGA
- a CDS encoding DNA-binding protein — protein sequence MDTPDLSAPPHAPSAPGGKHPRSGVTHEHVRHTTNFTVVGNHLAQHPHLSLLAIGLGLYIQSVRVGTPVDIKSLTARFKEGATRIGAALNELEEYGYLRRERERIPDGRIVTRTVSCNDPASAARRRTSGRPHAPARSERPPRRPPAAPRPLPAVPQPGCKAPALLKQATDVLTGLRRHDRRLLLSACDTTHLAPGVAAWLEREVSPAAVRDALTTGLPAEGVRRPAALLAHRLTVQLPPPPPVGPRPAAAPPPVRHPLRNCDRCDRGFRAPAHEPHCRDCRPPHLT from the coding sequence ATGGATACTCCCGACCTTAGCGCGCCCCCGCACGCCCCGTCCGCCCCCGGCGGCAAACACCCCCGATCAGGGGTCACGCACGAGCACGTGCGCCACACCACCAACTTCACCGTGGTCGGCAACCACCTGGCCCAGCACCCGCACCTCTCGCTGCTGGCGATCGGCCTGGGCCTGTACATCCAGTCGGTGCGCGTCGGCACCCCGGTGGACATCAAGAGCCTCACCGCCCGCTTCAAGGAGGGCGCGACCCGTATCGGCGCGGCTCTGAACGAGCTGGAGGAGTACGGCTACCTGCGCCGCGAACGGGAGCGCATCCCGGACGGCCGCATCGTCACGCGGACGGTGTCGTGCAACGACCCGGCAAGCGCGGCCCGGCGTCGCACATCCGGACGCCCGCACGCTCCCGCGCGGTCGGAACGCCCTCCGCGTCGCCCGCCTGCGGCGCCACGCCCGCTGCCCGCCGTACCGCAACCCGGCTGCAAGGCCCCCGCACTCCTGAAACAGGCCACCGATGTCCTCACCGGCCTGCGCCGTCACGACCGCCGCCTGCTGCTCTCGGCCTGCGACACGACCCACCTGGCCCCGGGTGTGGCCGCCTGGCTGGAGCGCGAGGTCAGCCCCGCAGCCGTACGCGACGCCTTGACCACCGGCCTGCCGGCCGAGGGCGTACGCCGCCCGGCAGCCCTCCTGGCCCACCGCCTGACGGTCCAGCTGCCGCCCCCACCACCCGTAGGCCCCCGCCCGGCCGCCGCGCCACCACCGGTCCGGCACCCCCTGCGCAACTGCGACCGCTGCGACCGGGGCTTCCGCGCCCCCGCACACGAACCCCACTGCCGCGACTGCCGCCCACCGCACCTGACCTAG
- a CDS encoding PLD nuclease N-terminal domain-containing protein, with product MLRVLMFLIPLALSVYAFIDCISTKDEDVRHIPKPLWAILVLLFPLVGSISWIIAGKKRQPAGSSPWQGGGGRRQWVAPDDNPDFLKSLDKDDEKDRDRDKDEDPKGD from the coding sequence ATGCTCCGGGTGCTGATGTTCCTGATCCCCCTGGCGTTGAGCGTCTACGCGTTCATCGACTGCATCAGCACGAAGGACGAGGACGTCCGGCACATCCCCAAGCCGCTGTGGGCGATCCTCGTGCTGCTGTTCCCGCTGGTCGGGTCGATCTCGTGGATCATCGCCGGCAAGAAGCGGCAGCCGGCCGGCTCCTCGCCCTGGCAGGGCGGCGGCGGGCGCCGGCAGTGGGTCGCGCCGGACGACAACCCCGACTTCCTGAAGTCGCTGGACAAGGACGACGAGAAGGACCGCGACCGCGACAAGGACGAGGACCCCAAGGGCGACTGA